The nucleotide sequence CATCTCCACGGTCTCTGACAAGTTTCACCATCAtccccaccaccaccatcaccaccaccacgcacaccagcggcTCGCCGCCAGCAACGTCAGCGGCAGCTTCACCTTGATGCGGGACGACCGGAGCCTGGCTTCCATGGGCAACCTGTACAGCCATTACCCGAAGGACATGTCCAGCATGGGCCAGTCGCTTTCTCCGCTCTCCAACGGCCTCGGTTCTTTGCACAACTCCCAGCAGACCCTCAGCGCCTACGGCCCAGGGGGTCACCTGTCCAACGAGAAGATGCTTTCGCCCAACGGGTACGAGTCGCACGCTGCCATGCTGTCCCGGAGCGAGGACCACTTGGCTCGGGGGCTCGGGGGGCCGGGAGCCGGCATGATGCCAGCGCTGAACGGCATGCACTCGCACGGGCACCACCATGCCCAGTCCAGTGGCTCCATACTGTCCGAGAGGGACAGACAAGCGGCAGGCGGATCTCAGGGCGTGGGGCCCGGGCAAGTGGAGGAGATCAACACGAAAGAGGTGGCTCAGAGGATCACGGCGGAGCTAAAGCGCTACAGCATCCCGCAGGCGATTTTCGCGCAGCGGATCCTGTGCAGGTCCCAGGGCACACTATCGGACCTGCTGCGGAACCCCAAACCGTGGAGTAAACTCAAGTCGGGCCGGGAGACCTTCAGAAGGATGTGGAAGTGGCTCCAGGAACCGGAGTTCCAGAGGATGTCTGCGCTCAGACTGGCGGGTAAGTGAGGAGGGAGAGGCGGGCTGAACCGGCGAGCTATCCCGGGTCCAGCTTACTCAGTGCGTGCATGGGTAGGGTACACACAAATACAGGACGGGTTTGCTAGGATATGGAAGCACAATCAAACCCACTGTGCAGCCCAGAGAAGGAAATGCGTTCTGTATTTAGATACACGAAACAGCATGCAACAGAAACACTGCTGTGCAGAGCAGACCGCACAGCTGTGTCAATACACGCATGGGCTCATGAACCCCATTCCAGGTACGATCCACGTGTGACGGGGTGATCAAGCCGGGTTACTGCGGAGAACTGGATCTACAATAACACTGACTGCGACAGGAAAGATACAAATCACTATAGCTCTCGGTTTATGTTCTGTTAGCCAATAAGAAAGCACTGAATTTGCGAACGCCTTTGTAAACGTATTTTCGGCAGGTatcgtgtgtatatatatatatatatatatatatatatatatatatatatatatatatatatatatatatatatatataattacaggctATCTCTCCGCTGTGTCGGACACTTGACTAAAGGTCATATTCGTGTATTCCAACATGCCTTctctctctgccccccccccctaaCGAGCTCCAGTGTCACCCGggagcaaacacacacaccaagCCCGCCTATCGCTGCCCCTCAGCGGGTCAGAATGAGATGACCTCTCGGTGATCGATACCGCGCTTCCCAgcgttcattttaaaaaatgtcaaactGATCAAGGATCGATTCcgttctctaaaaaaaaaaaaactacaaacaaacacacagctatcCACACAATTCTATATTTAATTCTCTGTAGGAGTGAGAGGGTGTAACATTCtatttaatattttacagtaCAAGACAGCGTGCATGTATatagtgtacacacacacaggtataaaCTGCTATTAAAAACgcaatgcatttctgttttcataTCTCTAGTAATCTCCCCAGCATGGCTgcggactattattattattattattattattattattattattattattattattattattatttatttcttagctgacgctcttatccagggcgacttacaattgttacaagatatcacattattttgacatacaattacccatttatacagttgggttttttcactggagcaatctaggtaaagtaccttgctcaagggtacagcagcagtgtccccacctgggattgaacccacgaccctctggtcaagagtccagagccctaaccactactccacactgctgcccctactgcTTATtagtagtgtgtatatatatgtatatatatatatatatctctcactTTATATTCTGTTTATCTCTGATTGTTTTCCATAATTTGCAAATCACACAAGCAGAGAGGATCAGATTTCAGACAGTGGCAGGaatgtttaaaatatacataaaaaccCATCGAGAGGAGACACGCAGGACTTCAAACGCTGTACTGAAGAGAGAATCTATTGAGACATGGA is from Acipenser ruthenus chromosome 49, fAciRut3.2 maternal haplotype, whole genome shotgun sequence and encodes:
- the LOC117401527 gene encoding one cut domain family member 2-like isoform X2; the encoded protein is MELTMDNLGNLHSVSHSQSGELMSASHGRQPSHRNLVSHSRPAMVSSMASILEGAGDYRSDHSLAGSLHPAMSMSACESQSGMSLSNTYTTLTPLQHLPPISTVSDKFHHHPHHHHHHHHAHQRLAASNVSGSFTLMRDDRSLASMGNLYSHYPKDMSSMGQSLSPLSNGLGSLHNSQQTLSAYGPGGHLSNEKMLSPNGYESHAAMLSRSEDHLARGLGGPGAGMMPALNGMHSHGHHHAQSSGSILSERDRQAAGGSQGVGPGQVEEINTKEVAQRITAELKRYSIPQAIFAQRILCRSQGTLSDLLRNPKPWSKLKSGRETFRRMWKWLQEPEFQRMSALRLAEKNKQKKREGRKTESEKRDNKHTRGRGGAARRRDGSDSAAILQSP
- the LOC117401527 gene encoding one cut domain family member 2-like isoform X1, which codes for MELTMDNLGNLHSVSHSQSGELMSASHGRQPSHRNLVSHSRPAMVSSMASILEGAGDYRSDHSLAGSLHPAMSMSACESQSGMSLSNTYTTLTPLQHLPPISTVSDKFHHHPHHHHHHHHAHQRLAASNVSGSFTLMRDDRSLASMGNLYSHYPKDMSSMGQSLSPLSNGLGSLHNSQQTLSAYGPGGHLSNEKMLSPNGYESHAAMLSRSEDHLARGLGGPGAGMMPALNGMHSHGHHHAQSSGSILSERDRQAAGGSQGVGPGQVEEINTKEVAQRITAELKRYSIPQAIFAQRILCRSQGTLSDLLRNPKPWSKLKSGRETFRRMWKWLQEPEFQRMSALRLAACKRKEQEQHKDRNLVPKKQRLVFTDLQRRTLIAIFKENKRPSKEMQMTISQQLGLELNTVSNFFMNARRRCVDRWHEEHSGSPGQPGTSTSTFSKA